The Paenibacillus amylolyticus genome contains the following window.
GTCACAAACATTCGGGTTCTCACCACATGCGACATGTCAGCCCCCAACTCTTTCAGTGCATTCTCGATCGTCTGCAAAACGAACCTCGTCTGTGCATACGGATCACCTGCCCCAACGACTACACCATCTTGCATCGCGGTTGTACCCGCCACTTCGATTCGATTCCCTACACGGATGGCACGGCAATATCCCACCAACGGTTCCCATGGGGAACCGGTAAATACCTGCTGTCTACTCATTTTTCTCGTCCCTCGCTTTGCTTTGGTTGTATGTATCTCATCTGATTAAGCATGAATTATATCAGTCCACTATCATCTCAGACAATAGAACAGATTATAATCCTGTCTCATTGCAGCTTCAGCACACGGTGCCCTGCTTCATGACAGGTTGGTCAGCCAATAACATTTTTCACACAGAAAAAATCCCCTGAATGACTGCTCATTGTTTGGATCAAGAGCGGTTTATTCGGGGATTTCAGGAAAATTAGCGTTTTTTAAGGACGAAGCATCCAGATTACAACTTGATATTCGCCTCATCGAAGTATTCTTCCAGGGTTAACCCACTCTTCGCCACATCCGGTGCCAAATCGGTACCGATGTACCGAATATGCCAAGGCTCATAGACGTAACCGGTTATATCTTCTTCACCTTGCAGATAACGGATGACGTATCCATATTCCGCAGCGTGTTCAGCGAGCCACTGGCCTTCCTTCGAGGTGCCAAATACCTCTTCCAGCACATTGCCCACACTCGGACTGGATACATCAATGGCAAGCCCGGTCTGATGTTCGCTTCGGCCTGGAACAGAGCTTACACGATCCGTGTATTCCTGACCTTTGGTTTTGACATTGTTGTTGTAGATGGATACCTGACGCTGATATGAACGATAGCCTGACACCGCACGAAGCTCAATGCCGTCCGCCTTGGCACCTGCAAACAACTTCTCCAGTGCCTCGGCAGCTTCCTTGCGCATGTGTCGCTTCTCGTGAGGTCCGTCGAAGGAGAACGGCACATTCGGCTCCACCAGATCGTCCGGCTCATACCCTTCAGGCAGACTGCGTTGCTTGTTCACAATGACGGTCATGGACTGGGCATTGGTCACTACGGATTCTGCATCAATCGTCGTTTGCAGTGCACTGATGCTGCGTTTCTCCATCAAAGGATCTTCCGCTGAGGCTCCATTGCCATCGTCTGAAGAACCCTGTTCGCCAGCCGAAGCATTCCCGGACTCGCTATCTGTACCTTCACCGCTGTTGCCCGAAGATGATGTGTCATCACCGCCAGCATTGTCACCGTCCGACCCCTTATCTTCCGTAAAGTGAACGGTAGTGCCGTCCGATTCCTGTTGTGTGTTACCTGTTCCATTCGGGTTCTGACTCTCCTCTGTGCCCGAACCGTTCTGGCACGCGGCAAGCAATGCTCCGCATATCATCAATGATGACAGCATAACCACGATGCGGCGCTGTCTTCCTGTACGTGCTTTCATGTAAAAACTCCTATCGCAATAATATAAATGTTGTTGTCTAGTTGTGTGCGTGTAATGTTCCCTGCGACAGTATACCTTAATTGGGAGCGAAGCTCCACCGGTAAAGACCTCCTTTAGAAGAGATCTTCATGAACATATACGGGTTGTACAGCCTGTATGATCGTTTTTTGGACTTTTAGAGCAGCATTCCCGCGAAAATGAGATGAATTGAATCATGCAATATGCTGCAATACAAACAAGCAGAGGTGATCTGAGATCTCCCCGCTCTGATGGGTGCATCATTTGGTTGCCGGGCTGTCCGTCTTCTTCTGGACAGCCTGCCACATCCGCGCGGCTACACGCTCGCGGATCAAATCCAGCCCTGCGGTGGCCGGCACGCCCGGCAGCAGCGCCGTCAGCTCTGGCAAGGCCGGCGGCTTACCCGGCTGCGCAAGGCGCACCTCAACGGCGCCAAAGCCCGGCCCCGGCTGGTGCATGGCGCCGTCCGCGGCTGCCTCGGCGATCCACTCGCCGACGGCCGCGCCGCCTTCGCCGCCCCTCACTTGCGGGCGGCCAGCCGTTTCCGCTGCGCGGCCGGGGCCGCTGGGATCATGGGCGAGTTCCTCCGCCCATGCCCCGAGCACGCCGGCGAGCAGCGCTTCGCGCGGCAGGCCGGCGTGCTCCAGCTGCAGCAGCGGCTCGGCCGCGAGGCGCGCGGCTACGGCGCGCTCAGCGGCCGCGGCATGCGCGCAGCCCGGGCGGCCGCAGGTGCACGCTACGGCCGCGCTGGCCGGCGCTTGCGCAGCCGGCAGGCAGCGCGGCAAGCTCCTCAGGCGCCGGGCCGCCGCGCAGCAGGGCGTACAGCGTCAGCGGGCGCTTGCGCAGCTGCGCCAGTACAGCTTCGCGCTGGGCTTCGCTCAGTCGCGCCGACGTTCCCGTGACCGTGAACACGCCTGCAACGGCAGTTCCCGTCTTACCTGCGTCAGCAGAACTGTTCGCTTCCTGACCCGCCGCATCCGCTGCTGTATTTACTTCTGCTGTCCATCCACCGGGGGACATATGCAGCTCGATCTTCCATTTTTCGCTCACAACAATCCCCCTTTCTCAACATCTATATTCCCCTGATTGTGCAAGGTCACAGCCACGTCTCGCCCTGAAGAGAAATCAGGCCACGCAGCTCATCATCCGACATCTCGGTAAGCCAATTCTCGCCTGAACCAACAACCTGCTCGGAGAGTGCCTTCTTGCTCTCAATCAGCTCATCAATCCGTTCCTCCAGCGTTCCCTGACAGATCAGCTTATGCACCTGCACGTTGCGATTCTGCCCGATTCGGAATACACGATCCGTCGCCTGATTCTCAACCGCGGGATTCCACCACCGATCATAGTGAACAACGTGACTCGCCCGTGTCAGATTCAGCCCTACACCTCCGGCACGAAGAGACAACACAAACAGGGACGGTCCCTCTCCTTTTTGGAAAGTCTCCACCATCTCATCCCTTTGCGCCTTCGACACGCCACCATGCAGGAAATATGGCTCTTCCTCGTATCGCTGTTTCAACCTTGATACCAACAGTTCCCCCATCGCAACATACTGCGTGAAGATCAGGGCCGATTCCCCGTTATCCCGGATGGCATCGAGCAGTTCAAGCAATCGTTCCATCTTACCGGATGCCTCAGCCTTGCCGTGGTCTTTCCGATTGCTGTCCGCCAGCACCGGATGATCACAGATCTGCTTGAGCTTGGTCAGGGAGGACAGGACAATCCCCTTCCGGGCAATGCCATTCCTGCCGTCCAGCCCGCCCATCAGATCATCCACCACACGCTGGTACAACACCGTCTGCTCCGGCGTCAGGGAACAATAGGATTTCAGTTCAAGCTTCTCGGGCAGATCCTTGCGAATATCCGGATCACTTTTCAGCCTGCGCAGCATGAATGGAGATACCAATCGATGAAGCTCACGCAAGGATGCTGCATTTTCTTCGGATGGCCCCAGTCCCGTATACCGCTGGCGGAACGATGAAGCTGTACCCAGATACCCCGGATTGAGAAACTGGAAAATCGACCAGAGTTCGCTCAATCGGTTCTCTACAGGCGTTCCCGTCATCGCAATGCGATGAAGTGTAGACAAACGCATCACGCTTTGCGCTTGCTTGGTACGGTAGTTCTTAATATATTGTGCCTCATCCAGCACCACGGTGGACCAGTGCAATGAAGCCAGATCCGGGCCATCTCTGCCTGCCAGATGATAGGTTGTCAGTACAATGTCATGCGTCTGCGCCTCTGCCTGAAAATCATTCCCGTGCAACCGTTGTCCGCCATGATGAATGTACAACGACAGATCCGGGCAAACCGCTTCAACTCACGTTGCCAGTTTCCAAGCAGCGAGGTAGGACACACGATTAGTGCAGGCAGATGAGCAGGCTGCTCATTTGTGTGCTGATCGGCCGCGAACGAACCATCCGATCCATTCCACACCTCATTCTCACGCGCTTCCTCTTCCGCCGCCTGGCGTTCCTCATGTTTGCTGTCAAGCAGGCAGGTAATAACCTGAATGGTTTTCCCCAGTCCCATATCGTCCGCAAGACATACGCCAAAGCCCAACTCACGCATCGCGGATAACCATTGGTAACCGCGTTCCTGATAAGGTCTTAGTTCACCATGCAATTCTGCCGGAACCTGACGGGGCTCAATGCTACGAAGCACCTGTCCATCGAGCAGGAAAGCAAGCATCCCATCGGATTCGGCACCAAAGACGGAGAGGCCCTTCCATGCGGAATCCTCCCTTCATCCGCAGCCAGATGCAGCCATTCGGAGAGAGGCATATATTGTTCTTCTTCTTTTTCATATAACGCAGAACTTGCCGAATCTCCTTCGTATCCACTTCAATCCATTCACCGCGGAACATGACATAAGGAACTGTGGATTCAGCCAGTGCTGCCAGTTCCTCTGCCGTGACTGGTTTACCGTCCAGCATGGGCTCTGCTTTGAAAGCAACCAATTGTTCCATGCCAAGCGCCGATGTGGCTCCAGGCAATCGCTCCGTTCCCCGATTCAACATCTGCAGACGGAGGCCAGCCCGACGTTTCCCGGCCCGACTCCACCTTGAAGGCATAAGAACGGTTATCCCCGTTTTCTGCAAACGTGGAACGGCATGCGTGAGAAATTCAAAGAAACCCTGCTGCTCCAGCTTGATTCCCTCTGGACGAGCGGATAGCAGCGCC
Protein-coding sequences here:
- a CDS encoding RidA family protein → MSRQQVFTGSPWEPLVGYCRAIRVGNRIEVAGTTAMQDGVVVGAGDPYAQTRFVLQTIENALKELGADMSHVVRTRMFVTDISRWEEVGKAHGEFFGQIQPVATMVEVSALIDPLLMVEIEVEAIVEDEVQVG
- a CDS encoding M15 family metallopeptidase is translated as MKARTGRQRRIVVMLSSLMICGALLAACQNGSGTEESQNPNGTGNTQQESDGTTVHFTEDKGSDGDNAGGDDTSSSGNSGEGTDSESGNASAGEQGSSDDGNGASAEDPLMEKRSISALQTTIDAESVVTNAQSMTVIVNKQRSLPEGYEPDDLVEPNVPFSFDGPHEKRHMRKEAAEALEKLFAGAKADGIELRAVSGYRSYQRQVSIYNNNVKTKGQEYTDRVSSVPGRSEHQTGLAIDVSSPSVGNVLEEVFGTSKEGQWLAEHAAEYGYVIRYLQGEEDITGYVYEPWHIRYIGTDLAPDVAKSGLTLEEYFDEANIKL